The region catccttctccttcctccttcccttctgtgTTTCTCATCAGCACAGGCATTCTCCTCCTGTGTTTGTGGGTACAGGCAGCACCCATGGATCCTGCCCAGCATCAGGGCCCCATAATGCTATTACCTGTTTGGTTAAAATTTTGTgggtgggcagggaagggggcaAAAGGAACACTTGTGAGGTGAAGGGACTGATCCAGAATGATTTGTCATGTTTATATGGTCATGCAGTATCCTAAAAAGCACTGTATTAAACCTAAGCTGAGTCTGTGTTCCCTGCTCCTACTTGGTTGGCCTGTGAGTTCAATCTTTCTCATGGCCCCATCTACCTCAAAAAGTCAGTTGGATATCCTTGACTTGCAGGGGCTGCAAGAATCCCTTCTTCCCAGAACCTGCATCCCAAATGGAAAGTTTGTTCTGTCATGGAAAGACATCTGCCCAGACTCAGACTTCCTGAATCTAAGTGACATTCAAGCTCAGTTCTCCTGAGACGTGCCCCTCAGGCAGAGGTCAGAGTCAGCTTCTAAAGATAGGTGCAATTTCCTGAAAGACCTCTCTTTCATTAAATGGGCAGTTTCCTATCTATAAGAGCCTTCTCTTTAGCAGAAAACCACTTAAAGCAGTACAAAgacacacaggacacacagaCATGCACTGAAAGATAGAAGCAGCACCTTAATTTACTAGAAAACAGCACATCTCTAGATTTTTCCACTTGTAAAGCCCAAGATGCAGCTgtctcctcctgccagccctctgCTTTCCAACATCTGGCAGGGTAGTAAAGGTCAAACGACAGAGCAGGTTGGGAGACATGCAAACAGTTAAGCCATCTTTTTGCTGAAGTCATGTTTTGAGTTcctgcaaaacaaataaatacatattaaaaatacccGGGTGCCCAGCAAATAAGGTTGTACAAAGATGCCCTCTGCCGGTGACAAGCCCAAGGAAAGCCATCCACCTGAGCTCTACGCCAACGATTTGCaacttccctccctccttctaTAGATGAACCcctaaaaatatttcctatggAGGGAAATGTgctgtaaaattttatttatgtatttattttttcataacagCTGAGAAGACCTAGCAGCAAACTACTAGCAAGGGCACTCCAGCTTCCCCTCTCCTTTGTTTTGGATCTTACAATCCTTGGGTAAGTCAAACAGCTTCAGTCAAAATCcaatatgaaaacaaaagcatagaGAGAAATGTTCTGCCAGGTCGGTCAGCTGATCTGACATGAGGAAAGTGGTGAGAACACAGGGCAGGGAAAAGAAGGATACATTATCTGAGGCTGGCTTTTATGTAGTGGTTAACTTTTGCAGGCATTTGAGGCATAGTCCACAAGTCCCTGCAAGTCAAAAACAGCTCTTGCAGTCAATACTATGAGCTGAAAACTATCTGAGGCACTTAATCAATTCAGAGCATGTTTCTCTGTTTGAAATAGCAATGttatttgattttaaacaaTTTCTAAGAAGTATTGAGAGCTTGTTCAAATTACACAAATTGCagattttaaatcttttaagtCAGTGTATTAAAACAATGCAGATCTACTGCATGCACACATCAGTATCAACTCAATTCTTTCTTGTATCAGTTTAATTCCTGCTGGTGTAAATCCCTGACTTAATTTACTGACTGGGAATTAAATCAGCATGAACTGGTTTCAGTGCATCTGTGCTGGGTATTTGTGATGATCAAACCagactgttttaaaacaatgtcTTTGGATTAGAAATCTCCACTGCCAGAAACAAGCTCTTAAGAGATGCAATATAATAATCTTGGacactgaagaaaagcacaCGCAGTGAGTGGGCAGCCCTCTCCTCCCACTTCATTCTTTCCCACTGAAATTGAACCCTGTCTGCAAAAACATTTCACAGTTAGAAAAGAGTTTCATGCATGTCCTCCTAGTGCTGGGACTCCAGGAAGACTGACAGGCTGCAACAATCAGGTTGTCTTTGGAACAGATGTCCAGCTGGCCAGGGGCTCTGCACTGGGAGCTATTCTGGAACCAAACATTTTAAGTCCATGAGGGCAGCAGGGTGCTGCTCTTTTTCCATCCTCAAGTTTAGTGGAGTATCAACAGTGATATGAACAAGGGGATCTCCTTGTGCTAACGACCAACCCTGTACATCATGTACCTACAGGGGTCTTTGTGTCCCATCGCCCTCCCTGGTATTGCTGGGGGCCACAGCTCTCTCTGGCTGGCTGGTCAATGTTTTTGGGATTTGTTTTCATGGCAAACTCTAGGTTCCCCTGGGAATGGCACATAGACTGTGTTCTACCTTTCCACAACAACCATGGTTGGGATCACACGGGCTTTGCAGAGGAGCTAAGGGGTCCCACACAGAAAGGTGTACATggttctgctgcttctccaatACAAGGGGTTTGCTGATGCTGGACCTACAAGTCTTTTCTACTTTGTGCTTCCCAGGAAGCAGCCTGTTTTACTGGGAGAGCTGGAACAAGCTCAGATCTCTCTCTTCAGCATTTCATACACCTGGTATATACCTAGCCTCCTCACACCAGGCGAGGCTACTGTGCAGACTTCTCCCCAAGGTAGGAAGCATTCTTCCCAGTCTTCTTTAGGGTTTCCAGGAGGGTGTCAACATTGTGCTCCGAGTCAATGCACACCTTCTTGTTGGGCAGGTCAATATCAAACTGGACAcctatgaggaaaggaaaaacatttggCAGAGCTAGAAACAGCTAAACGGTGTGAGCACAGGGAAAGCTCACCCTCACACCTCTG is a window of Apus apus isolate bApuApu2 chromosome 13, bApuApu2.pri.cur, whole genome shotgun sequence DNA encoding:
- the ATOX1 gene encoding copper transport protein ATOX1, producing the protein MPKHEFFVDMTCEGCSNAVTRVLHRLGGVQFDIDLPNKKVCIDSEHNVDTLLETLKKTGKNASYLGEKSAQ